A region of Pseudomonas sp. Marseille-Q3773 DNA encodes the following proteins:
- a CDS encoding sigma-54 dependent transcriptional regulator yields the protein MAIKVLLVEDDRVLRQALGDTLEIGGFTYQAVGSAEEALEAVQQQAFSLVVSDVNMPGMDGHQLLAQLRRQQPQLPVLLMTAHAAVERAVEAMRQGAADYLVKPFEPKALLSLVERHAAGRLGVADAEGPVACEPASRQLLELAARVARSDSTVLISGESGTGKEVLARYIHQQSPRAAQPFVAINCAAIPDNMLEATLFGHEKGAFTGAIAAQAGKFEQADGGTLLLDEISEMPLALQAKLLRVLQEREVERVGGRKPISLDIRVLATTNRDLAGEVVAGRFREDLFYRLSVFPLAWRPLRERPGDILQLAERLLARHVAKMKHAPVRLSPEARACLQAHAWPGNVRELDNALQRALILQQGGVIEAADFCLAGAIPLSAGSESPLEAAVEAGGLGDDMRRHEYQMIIDTLRAERGRRKEAAERLGISPRTLRYKLAQMRDAGFDVEASLFG from the coding sequence ATGGCAATCAAGGTGCTGCTGGTGGAGGACGACCGGGTATTGCGCCAGGCGTTGGGCGATACCCTGGAAATCGGCGGTTTCACCTACCAGGCGGTAGGCAGTGCCGAGGAAGCTCTGGAGGCGGTGCAGCAACAAGCCTTCAGCCTGGTGGTCAGCGATGTCAACATGCCCGGCATGGACGGGCACCAGCTGTTGGCCCAGTTGCGCCGCCAGCAGCCGCAGTTGCCGGTATTGCTGATGACCGCGCATGCCGCCGTGGAGCGCGCGGTCGAGGCCATGCGCCAGGGGGCAGCTGATTATCTGGTCAAGCCATTCGAGCCCAAGGCCCTGCTCAGCCTGGTCGAGCGCCATGCTGCGGGGCGACTGGGGGTGGCCGACGCAGAGGGTCCGGTCGCTTGCGAGCCGGCCAGCCGGCAATTGCTGGAGCTGGCCGCACGCGTGGCGCGCAGCGACTCGACCGTACTAATCTCGGGTGAGTCCGGCACCGGCAAGGAAGTGCTGGCGCGCTACATCCACCAGCAGTCGCCGCGGGCCGCGCAACCGTTCGTGGCAATCAATTGCGCGGCCATCCCCGACAACATGCTCGAGGCCACCTTGTTCGGCCATGAGAAGGGTGCCTTCACCGGCGCCATCGCCGCCCAGGCCGGCAAGTTCGAGCAGGCCGACGGCGGTACCTTGCTGCTCGACGAGATTTCGGAAATGCCGCTGGCCCTGCAGGCCAAGTTGCTACGGGTGCTGCAGGAGCGTGAAGTGGAGCGGGTTGGCGGGCGCAAACCGATCAGCCTGGATATCCGCGTGCTGGCTACCACCAACCGTGACCTGGCCGGCGAGGTGGTGGCCGGGCGCTTCCGCGAAGACTTGTTCTACCGGCTGTCGGTGTTCCCTCTGGCCTGGCGCCCGCTGCGCGAACGCCCGGGCGACATCCTGCAACTGGCCGAGCGGCTGCTGGCCCGCCATGTGGCCAAGATGAAGCATGCGCCGGTGCGCCTGTCGCCCGAGGCCCGCGCCTGCCTGCAGGCGCATGCCTGGCCGGGGAACGTGCGCGAATTGGACAACGCCCTGCAGCGCGCGTTGATCCTGCAACAGGGTGGCGTGATCGAGGCGGCGGATTTTTGTCTGGCGGGCGCCATTCCATTGTCAGCTGGCAGCGAGTCACCCCTTGAAGCGGCCGTTGAAGCGGGCGGGTTGGGCGATGACATGCGCCGCCACGAGTACCAGATGATCATCGACACCCTGCGCGCCGAGCGTGGCCGCCGCAAAGAAGCGGCTGAACGGCTCGGGATAAGCCCACGCACCCTGCGCTACAAGCTGGCGCAGATGCGCGATGCCGGGTTCGACGTCGAAGCCAGCCTGTTCGGCTGA
- the fliH gene encoding flagellar assembly protein FliH codes for MPTKERHPSDLIRAHDLEGVDVWALPSFDPQPEPEPEPEPEVIEEEVEEVPLEEVQPLTLEELEAIRQEAYNEGFATGEREGFHSTQLKVRQEAEEALKAKLESLERLMTNLMEPIAEQDTQIEKSVIHLVAHMTRQVIGRELRGDSSHITQVLREALKLLPMGADNIRIHLNPQDFELVKALRERHEENWRLLEDSALLPGGCRIETAHSRIDATMETRIEKAVAQLFDRLHDHSLHPAAPDIAVDLARSDEA; via the coding sequence ATGCCCACCAAAGAACGTCACCCCAGCGACCTGATCCGCGCCCACGACCTCGAGGGCGTGGATGTGTGGGCGCTGCCCAGTTTCGACCCGCAGCCGGAGCCCGAACCCGAGCCTGAGCCCGAGGTCATCGAGGAAGAAGTCGAGGAAGTGCCGCTGGAGGAAGTCCAGCCGCTGACCCTGGAAGAACTCGAGGCCATCCGCCAGGAGGCCTACAACGAAGGCTTCGCCACCGGCGAGCGCGAGGGCTTCCACAGCACCCAGCTGAAGGTGCGCCAGGAAGCCGAAGAGGCCCTGAAGGCCAAGCTGGAAAGCCTTGAGCGCCTGATGACCAACCTGATGGAGCCGATCGCCGAACAGGATACGCAGATCGAGAAATCGGTGATCCACCTGGTGGCGCACATGACGCGCCAGGTCATCGGTCGCGAACTGCGCGGCGATTCCAGCCACATCACCCAGGTACTGCGCGAGGCGCTCAAACTGCTGCCCATGGGCGCGGACAACATCCGCATCCACCTCAACCCCCAGGACTTCGAGCTGGTCAAGGCGCTGCGCGAACGCCATGAGGAGAACTGGCGGTTGCTGGAAGACAGCGCCCTGCTGCCGGGCGGCTGTCGCATCGAGACCGCTCACAGCCGTATCGATGCAACCATGGAAACCCGCATCGAGAAAGCCGTGGCGCAACTGTTCGACCGCTTGCATGACCATTCCCTGCATCCGGCGGCACCCGATATCGCTGTCGACCTGGCCCGCTCCGATGAAGCTTGA
- the fliF gene encoding flagellar basal-body MS-ring/collar protein FliF: protein MAEAVVDNAPVKSGPPAAKPPLFGMAFLENIAQMPMLRQVGLLVGLAASVAIGFAVVLWSQQPDYRPLYGSLAGMDTKQVMDTLAAADIPYNVEPNSGALLVKADDLSRARLKLAAAGVAPSDGNVGFELLDKEQGLGTSQFMEATRYRRSLEGELARTVSSLNNVKGARVHLAIPKSSVFVRDERKPSASVLVELYPGRALEAGQVMAIVNLVATSVPELDKSQVTVVDQKGNLLSEQIQDTALTQAGKQFDYSRRVESMLTQRVHNILQPVLGNDRYKAEVSADLDFSAVESTSEQFNPDQPALRSEQSVDEQRASSQGPQGVPGALSNQPPGPASAPQTTGGAATPAAAIQPGQPLVDANGQQIMDPATGQPMLAPYPSDKRQQSTKNFELDRSISHTRQQQGRMTRLSVAVVVDDQVKVDPATGDTSRAPWGAEDLARFTRLVQDAVGFDASRGDSVTVINVPFAADRGEEVADIAFYQQPWFWDIVKQVLGVVFILVLVFGVLRPVLNNITGGGKQAAQDSDMELGGMVGLDGELASDRVTLGGPTSILLPSPTEGYEAQLNAIKGLVAEDPGRVAQVVKEWINADE, encoded by the coding sequence ATGGCTGAAGCAGTCGTCGACAACGCCCCCGTGAAAAGCGGCCCGCCAGCGGCCAAGCCGCCGCTGTTCGGCATGGCGTTTCTGGAAAACATCGCGCAGATGCCCATGCTACGTCAGGTCGGCCTGTTGGTCGGCCTGGCCGCCAGCGTGGCGATCGGCTTTGCCGTGGTGCTGTGGTCGCAACAACCGGACTACCGCCCGCTGTATGGCAGCCTGGCGGGCATGGACACCAAGCAGGTCATGGATACCCTGGCTGCTGCCGACATCCCCTACAACGTCGAGCCCAATTCCGGCGCTCTGCTGGTCAAGGCCGACGACCTCTCCCGTGCGCGCCTGAAACTGGCCGCGGCCGGCGTGGCGCCGAGCGATGGCAATGTCGGCTTCGAGCTGCTCGACAAGGAGCAGGGCCTGGGCACCAGCCAGTTCATGGAAGCCACCCGTTATCGTCGCAGCCTGGAAGGCGAACTGGCACGTACCGTGTCCAGCCTGAACAATGTCAAGGGCGCACGCGTGCACCTGGCGATTCCGAAAAGCTCGGTGTTCGTCCGTGACGAGCGCAAGCCCAGCGCCTCGGTGCTGGTCGAGCTATACCCGGGCCGTGCCCTCGAAGCCGGGCAGGTGATGGCCATCGTCAACCTGGTCGCGACCAGCGTGCCGGAACTGGACAAGTCCCAGGTCACCGTGGTCGACCAGAAAGGCAACCTGTTGTCCGAGCAGATCCAGGACACCGCCCTGACCCAGGCCGGCAAGCAGTTCGACTACAGCCGCCGGGTGGAAAGCATGCTCACCCAGCGCGTGCACAACATCCTGCAACCGGTGCTGGGTAATGACCGCTACAAGGCCGAAGTGTCTGCCGACCTTGACTTCAGCGCGGTCGAGTCCACCTCCGAGCAGTTCAACCCCGACCAGCCGGCCTTGCGCAGCGAGCAGTCGGTCGACGAACAACGTGCCAGCAGCCAAGGCCCGCAGGGCGTGCCTGGTGCGCTGAGCAACCAGCCGCCAGGCCCGGCCTCGGCACCGCAGACCACTGGTGGCGCTGCCACGCCGGCGGCGGCTATCCAGCCCGGCCAGCCACTGGTAGACGCCAATGGCCAGCAGATCATGGACCCGGCCACCGGCCAGCCGATGCTGGCGCCGTACCCGTCGGACAAGCGTCAGCAGAGCACCAAGAACTTCGAGCTGGACCGTTCCATCAGCCACACCCGCCAGCAGCAGGGGCGCATGACCCGTCTGTCGGTGGCCGTGGTCGTGGATGACCAGGTCAAGGTCGACCCGGCCACTGGCGACACCAGCCGTGCGCCGTGGGGTGCCGAGGACCTGGCGCGCTTCACCCGCCTGGTGCAGGATGCGGTCGGTTTCGATGCCAGCCGTGGCGACAGCGTGACGGTGATCAACGTGCCGTTCGCTGCCGACCGTGGCGAGGAAGTCGCCGACATCGCCTTCTACCAGCAGCCGTGGTTCTGGGACATCGTCAAGCAGGTGCTGGGCGTGGTGTTCATCCTGGTGCTGGTGTTCGGTGTACTGCGGCCGGTGCTGAACAATATTACCGGGGGCGGCAAGCAGGCTGCCCAGGATAGCGACATGGAGCTGGGCGGCATGGTGGGGTTGGATGGCGAACTGGCCAGCGACCGCGTCACTCTGGGTGGCCCGACAAGCATTCTGCTGCCTAGCCCGACCGAGGGCTACGAGGCACAGCTCAACGCAATCAAAGGCCTGGTGGCCGAAGACCCGGGCCGTGTGGCCCAGGTCGTGAAAGAGTGGATCAACGCCGATGAGTGA
- the fliG gene encoding flagellar motor switch protein FliG → MSDNRAVTAKLSRVDKAAILLLSLGETDAAQVLRHMGPKEVQRVGVAMAQMGNVHRDQVEQVMSEFVEIVGDQTSLGVGSDAYIRKMLNQALGEDKANGLVDRILLGGNTSGLDSLKWMEPRAVADVIRYEHPQIQAIVVAYLDPDQAGEVLSNFDHKVRLDIVLRVSSLNTVQPAALKELNQILEKQFSGNSNAARTTLGGIKRAADIMNFLDSSVEGALMDAIREIDSDLSEQIEDLMFVFNNLADVDDRGIQALLREVSSDVLVVSLKGADERVKDKIFKNMSKRASELLRDDLEAKGPVRVSDVETAQKEILTIARRMAEAGEIVLGGKGAEEMI, encoded by the coding sequence ATGAGTGATAACCGAGCCGTTACCGCCAAGCTGAGCCGCGTCGACAAAGCGGCGATCCTCCTGCTCTCGCTGGGCGAGACCGATGCGGCCCAGGTGCTGCGCCACATGGGGCCCAAGGAAGTGCAGCGGGTCGGTGTAGCGATGGCGCAGATGGGCAATGTGCACCGCGACCAGGTCGAGCAGGTGATGAGCGAGTTCGTCGAGATCGTCGGCGACCAGACCAGCCTGGGTGTCGGTTCCGACGCGTACATTCGCAAGATGCTCAACCAGGCCCTCGGCGAGGACAAGGCCAACGGCCTGGTCGACCGCATCCTGCTCGGTGGCAACACCAGCGGCCTGGACAGCCTCAAGTGGATGGAGCCGCGTGCCGTGGCCGACGTGATCCGCTACGAACACCCGCAGATCCAGGCCATCGTGGTGGCCTACCTCGACCCCGACCAGGCTGGCGAAGTGCTGAGCAACTTCGACCACAAGGTGCGCCTGGACATCGTCTTGCGCGTATCCTCGCTGAACACCGTGCAACCGGCGGCGCTGAAGGAGCTGAACCAGATCCTCGAGAAGCAGTTCTCGGGCAACTCCAACGCGGCGCGTACGACCCTGGGTGGCATCAAGCGTGCAGCCGACATCATGAACTTCCTCGACAGTTCGGTCGAAGGTGCACTGATGGACGCGATCCGCGAAATCGACAGCGACCTGTCGGAGCAGATCGAGGACCTGATGTTCGTCTTCAACAACCTGGCCGACGTCGACGACCGTGGCATCCAGGCGCTGCTGCGCGAAGTGTCGTCGGACGTGCTGGTGGTGTCGCTCAAGGGCGCCGACGAGCGGGTCAAGGACAAGATATTCAAGAACATGTCCAAGCGTGCTTCCGAGCTGCTGCGCGACGACCTGGAAGCCAAGGGGCCAGTGCGGGTCAGCGACGTGGAAACGGCGCAGAAGGAAATCCTCACCATCGCCCGACGCATGGCCGAGGCCGGCGAGATCGTGCTCGGCGGCAAGGGCGCCGAGGAAATGATCTAA
- the fliE gene encoding flagellar hook-basal body complex protein FliE: MSQGVEFNRLMLDMRAMQADAMSLPKVAAAPELAPGQSTFADMLGQAIGKVHETQQASTQLANAFEIGKSGVDLTDVMIASQKASVSMQALTQVRNKLVQAYQDIMQMPV, translated from the coding sequence ATGAGCCAAGGTGTTGAATTCAATCGTCTGATGTTGGACATGCGGGCCATGCAGGCCGACGCCATGTCGCTGCCCAAGGTGGCTGCAGCCCCCGAGCTGGCGCCGGGGCAGAGTACCTTTGCCGATATGCTCGGCCAGGCCATCGGCAAGGTGCATGAGACGCAGCAGGCTTCGACCCAGCTGGCCAACGCCTTCGAGATCGGCAAGAGCGGCGTCGACCTGACTGACGTCATGATCGCTTCGCAAAAGGCCAGCGTATCGATGCAGGCCCTGACCCAGGTACGCAACAAGCTGGTCCAGGCGTACCAGGACATCATGCAGATGCCGGTTTGA
- the fliI gene encoding flagellar protein export ATPase FliI, translated as MKLERTSFGKRLGSYAEAVDLPAQPVVEGRLLRMVGLTLEAEGLRAAVGTRCLVINDDSYHPVQVEAEVMGFAGSKVFLMPVGSIVGIAPGARVVPLDDSGRLPMGMSMLGRVLDGAGRPLDGKGGMKAEDWVPMDGPVINPLNRDPISKPLDVGIRSINGLLTVGRGQRLGLFAGTGVGKSVLLGMMTRFTEAEIIVVGLIGERGREVKEFIEHILGEEGLKRSVVVASPADDAPLMRLRAAMYCTRIAEYFRDKGKNVLLLMDSLTRFAQAQREIALAIGEPPATRGYPPSVFAKLPKLVERAGNGEPGGGSITAFYTVLSEGDDQQDPIADSARGVLDGHFVLSRRLAEEGHYPAIDIEASISRVMPQVVEADHLRQAQKLKQLWSRLSQSRDLISVGAYVAGGDPETDLAIALQSQMVEFLRQGLDENVGMAQSREQLGAIFTPPAS; from the coding sequence ATGAAGCTTGAGCGCACCAGCTTCGGCAAACGGCTGGGCAGCTATGCCGAGGCTGTCGACCTGCCGGCCCAGCCCGTTGTCGAAGGCCGCCTGCTGCGCATGGTCGGCCTTACCCTGGAGGCCGAAGGCCTGCGTGCGGCGGTCGGTACCCGCTGCCTGGTGATCAACGACGACAGCTACCACCCGGTGCAGGTCGAGGCCGAAGTCATGGGCTTTGCCGGCTCCAAGGTATTCCTGATGCCGGTTGGCAGCATCGTCGGCATCGCCCCTGGTGCCCGGGTGGTACCGCTGGATGACAGCGGCCGTCTGCCGATGGGCATGAGCATGCTTGGCCGGGTACTCGACGGTGCCGGCCGGCCGCTGGATGGCAAGGGCGGAATGAAGGCCGAGGACTGGGTGCCGATGGACGGGCCGGTGATCAACCCGCTCAACCGCGACCCGATCAGCAAGCCGCTGGACGTGGGTATCCGCAGTATCAACGGGTTGCTGACGGTGGGCCGTGGTCAGCGCCTGGGCCTGTTCGCCGGTACCGGCGTGGGTAAATCGGTGCTGCTGGGGATGATGACCCGCTTCACCGAAGCCGAGATCATCGTGGTCGGCCTGATCGGCGAGCGTGGCCGCGAGGTGAAGGAGTTCATCGAGCATATCCTGGGTGAAGAAGGCCTCAAGCGCTCGGTGGTGGTCGCTTCGCCGGCCGACGATGCGCCGCTCATGCGTCTGCGCGCCGCCATGTACTGCACGCGCATTGCCGAGTACTTCCGCGACAAGGGCAAGAACGTGCTGTTGCTGATGGACTCGCTGACCCGTTTCGCCCAGGCCCAGCGGGAAATCGCCCTGGCCATTGGCGAGCCGCCGGCCACCCGGGGTTACCCGCCGTCGGTGTTCGCCAAGCTGCCCAAGCTGGTGGAACGGGCAGGTAACGGCGAGCCGGGCGGGGGGTCGATCACTGCGTTCTACACCGTGCTGTCCGAAGGTGACGACCAGCAGGACCCGATCGCCGACTCCGCGCGCGGTGTGCTCGACGGCCACTTCGTGCTGTCGCGCCGGCTGGCCGAGGAAGGCCATTACCCGGCCATCGACATCGAAGCCTCGATCAGCCGGGTCATGCCCCAGGTGGTCGAGGCCGACCATCTGCGCCAGGCGCAGAAACTCAAGCAGTTGTGGTCACGCCTCTCGCAAAGCCGCGACCTGATCAGCGTCGGGGCCTACGTGGCCGGCGGCGACCCGGAAACCGACCTGGCTATCGCCCTGCAATCGCAGATGGTCGAATTCCTGCGCCAGGGCCTGGACGAGAACGTGGGCATGGCACAAAGCCGCGAACAGCTGGGGGCGATCTTCACGCCCCCGGCGAGCTGA